Genomic DNA from Peribacillus simplex NBRC 15720 = DSM 1321:
AATTGTTTTACTAGTGAATTTAGCTGCTTTACTCGTGAGATCGGCCAGTTTACTCTCGAGTTTCGCCAGTTTACTAGTGAATTCAGCTGCTTTACTCGTGAGTTTAGCCGTTTTACTCGTGAATTCAGCATGTTTACTCGTGAATTCTTTTATTTACTAAAAAATTGCCTATATGTCAGGGAATAGTCTGCATGACCGTCCGCTGACATATAGGCAATCTACTAAAGAACAATATTATACATTCGATGTTGCTTTTAGTTTTATTTTTTCCTCAATCTGTGGTTTATCATAGCTGCCATACCTCTCTTTCACAACGAGTAACGCCAAGGCAGCCATTATGCTCGGAACTGTGAAGGCCATGAATGCATTTTGTGGTGAATAGTTTGCAGCCAGCAATAATCCTATTAATGTTGGGGCAACAATCGCTCCAATTCTACCAAAAGCCAAGGCCCAACCTATCCCGGTGGACCTTATCTCCCGCGGATAATACTCGGATATATACGTATTGGCCAAATTCATCGTGCCAACTGTACAGGCACCTCCAAAAGCGATCAGAATATATAATGCTACGACATTTGAGGTCAATCCTAATATTACAAAACAGACCGTACCTATGGCACAGAGGGATACAAGTACTCTTCTATGGCCTATTTTCCCAACTAAGTATCCTCCAATTATCGATCCGCCAATTTGTCCTATTCCCGATATAAGATTGAAAGATAAACTGGATGAAAGGCCGTATCCGGACTGCTGCATGATTTTGGGTAACCATGTATTGAGTCCATATACCATAAGTAAGCAATTAAAGGCAGCTACCCAAAACGCAAATGTGCTAAGAGTACGCTTATTTTCAAAGAGTTTCTTGACTGGAAAGCCCTTTGCCCTTTCTTGGACTTTGGCAAACTCATAATCGTCCGACTCTTTATAGTCGCCGTCTGGATCAATGCGATTCAGAATTCCAGCAAGCTTTGCTCCTTGTTTTCGAATAACATAATAGGAAAGCGATTCAGGAAATTGCTTCATGAAGAATGGCAGTGCCAGTAAGGGAAGCGCCCCTATCCAATACAAAACCCTCCAACTCATTTGTTCCATCACATACATTCCAATTAATGAAGCAAGTATGCTTCCGATAGAATAACCACAGTACATCGTGGTCACAATGAGAACCTTATTCTTTTTGGGTGAGTATTCCGCCATTAAGGAGATAACGTTTGGCATTAATCCTCCCATTCCCAAGGCTGCTATAAATCGCATAACCGAGAAAAAGGCAGGATTCGGGGCAAAACTTGAAAGTAATGTAAAAACACTGAATATACATATACAAATGGCAAGCACTTTTTTTCGCCCTATTTTATCCGCCAGAGGTGCAAAAATGAGGGCTCCTACCATCATTCCGAACAATGAATAACTTGCTATTCCGCCAGCTTCGACTGGCGTCAAGTTCCATTCCTCCATCATCAGAGGCAAACCTACTCCGTACATGGCTATATCAAATCCATCGAAGGTAATTGCAAACAAACACCACATAAAGACCATTATATGAAAACGGCCAAATTTACTATTACCTACCACTTCCGAAGCATTAACTTCACGCAATTAATTCCCTCCTCTTTGCAATATTTCACGATATAACATGTAATGTCAGTTTCCCTAGTTCACCGTAATCTGCTATTATTTCATCGTTTGCCTGTATGGAAACGGCATCAGTAATTCCGCCTACTAAAACAATCATTCCTGCCTGAATGGAAAGTCCTTCACGGCTAATCATTTTTACAAGTTCCACTATCGAATGAATCGGATGATCGAGTACAGCTTCACCAAGACCCCTCTTTTGCATTTCACCATTTTGATAAAGCTTAACTTCTGCTTGAGCCCAGTCCGTGTGATATGGAGAATAAGCTTGATTGCTAAGCAGGATTTTGGCTGAGGATGCGTTATCCGCTACTACATCGGTAAGTGTAAAAGAAAAATTTTTATAACGGCTGTCAATAACTTCTAATGCTAGAAATACACATTCTACAGCCGGCCAGACATCTTTTGCCGTTATATTTGCACCTTTCAGTTCGTCCTTGAACAAAAAAGCAAATTCGGGTTCCACTCTCGGATGAATGAATTCCCCAACTTTTAATACTGGTTTTGTTAGTTCCATTGCAGATGTC
This window encodes:
- a CDS encoding MFS transporter produces the protein MREVNASEVVGNSKFGRFHIMVFMWCLFAITFDGFDIAMYGVGLPLMMEEWNLTPVEAGGIASYSLFGMMVGALIFAPLADKIGRKKVLAICICIFSVFTLLSSFAPNPAFFSVMRFIAALGMGGLMPNVISLMAEYSPKKNKVLIVTTMYCGYSIGSILASLIGMYVMEQMSWRVLYWIGALPLLALPFFMKQFPESLSYYVIRKQGAKLAGILNRIDPDGDYKESDDYEFAKVQERAKGFPVKKLFENKRTLSTFAFWVAAFNCLLMVYGLNTWLPKIMQQSGYGLSSSLSFNLISGIGQIGGSIIGGYLVGKIGHRRVLVSLCAIGTVCFVILGLTSNVVALYILIAFGGACTVGTMNLANTYISEYYPREIRSTGIGWALAFGRIGAIVAPTLIGLLLAANYSPQNAFMAFTVPSIMAALALLVVKERYGSYDKPQIEEKIKLKATSNV
- a CDS encoding 2-keto-4-pentenoate hydratase, with the protein product MKLDQLAKRVAESQKNGREMDKLTLSNPELTVNQAYEIQKLSINETITGDNRFIGWKMGLTSKAKQQQVGVEEAIYGRLTSAMELTKPVLKVGEFIHPRVEPEFAFLFKDELKGANITAKDVWPAVECVFLALEVIDSRYKNFSFTLTDVVADNASSAKILLSNQAYSPYHTDWAQAEVKLYQNGEMQKRGLGEAVLDHPIHSIVELVKMISREGLSIQAGMIVLVGGITDAVSIQANDEIIADYGELGKLTLHVIS